The Sorangiineae bacterium MSr11367 genome window below encodes:
- a CDS encoding long-chain fatty acid--CoA ligase, whose product MGEPAHFDTLVDIYNRSIEKFADRELFGTKKEGVWHWITYREFGKQVDGFRGGLAGLGLTRGDAVAIIADNRVEWAVSAYACFGLGIALVPMYEAQLEKDWEFIVRDCGAKALVVSKKDILQKAKKLLELIPTLQHIIVMEGESDGHTIHSFAALIEAGEKKPVPVIKPEKKDVACYIYTSGTTGVPKGVILSHNNIASNVEGAHKAFPMASEDRSLSFLPWAHSFGQTVELHALFSNGASMGLAESISKILDNLAEVQPTLLFSVPRIFNRLYMAVQKQISEKPAVVQAMVKGALRAAAKLRVGEKPSFGEGIMLSLANKVVFSKVRAKFGGRLKYAFSGGAAISREVAEFIDGIGVMVYEGYGLTETSPIATANCPFLGRKIGSVGKPFPDVRVVIDPSSGKKTESGRDEGEIIVYGPNVMQGYHNRPEENAAVFTSDGGFRTGDMGYIDPDGFVYITGRIKEQYKLENGKYVVPTPLEEEIKLSPYVTNVMVYGDNRPHNVALVVANVDAVKAWAEKEGHSLSSGPALLEDPKVRELLGKEIEKYSEKFKGFESVQDFAIIDSDFTTENGMLTPSLKLKRRSVLEKYAPLLDALYKKKAESKAQRPRAAV is encoded by the coding sequence ATGGGCGAGCCGGCACATTTTGACACCCTGGTCGATATCTATAACCGCAGCATCGAGAAGTTCGCCGATCGCGAGCTCTTCGGAACGAAGAAAGAGGGGGTTTGGCACTGGATTACGTACCGTGAGTTCGGCAAGCAGGTCGACGGCTTTCGCGGCGGGCTCGCCGGCCTCGGCCTGACGCGGGGCGACGCCGTGGCCATCATCGCGGACAACCGCGTGGAGTGGGCCGTGTCCGCCTACGCCTGTTTCGGCCTGGGGATCGCGCTCGTGCCCATGTACGAGGCGCAGCTCGAAAAGGACTGGGAGTTCATCGTCCGCGATTGCGGCGCCAAAGCGCTCGTCGTCTCCAAAAAAGACATTCTGCAAAAGGCGAAGAAGCTTTTGGAGCTGATTCCGACGCTCCAGCACATCATCGTCATGGAAGGCGAAAGCGACGGCCACACGATTCATTCGTTTGCCGCGTTGATCGAGGCCGGCGAGAAAAAGCCGGTGCCGGTCATCAAGCCCGAGAAGAAAGACGTCGCCTGTTACATCTATACGAGTGGCACCACGGGGGTCCCCAAGGGCGTCATTCTGAGCCACAACAACATCGCCTCCAACGTGGAGGGCGCGCACAAAGCCTTCCCCATGGCCTCGGAGGATCGCTCGCTCTCGTTCTTGCCGTGGGCGCACTCGTTCGGGCAGACCGTGGAATTGCACGCGCTGTTTTCCAATGGCGCATCGATGGGGCTCGCCGAGTCGATCAGCAAGATCCTCGACAATTTGGCCGAGGTTCAGCCCACCTTGCTCTTTAGCGTGCCGCGCATTTTCAATCGGCTTTACATGGCCGTACAAAAGCAGATTTCCGAGAAGCCCGCCGTGGTGCAGGCGATGGTCAAAGGCGCACTTCGCGCGGCGGCCAAGCTGCGCGTGGGCGAGAAGCCGTCGTTCGGCGAGGGCATCATGCTCAGCCTGGCGAACAAGGTGGTCTTCTCCAAGGTGCGCGCCAAGTTCGGCGGGCGTCTGAAGTACGCATTCTCGGGCGGCGCGGCCATCTCGCGCGAGGTGGCGGAGTTCATCGACGGCATCGGCGTCATGGTCTACGAGGGCTACGGCCTCACCGAGACGAGCCCCATCGCCACGGCGAACTGCCCCTTCCTGGGCCGCAAAATCGGCTCCGTGGGCAAGCCGTTCCCGGACGTTCGCGTGGTCATCGATCCTTCGAGCGGGAAGAAGACGGAGAGCGGGCGCGACGAAGGCGAAATCATCGTCTACGGGCCCAATGTGATGCAGGGCTACCACAATCGGCCCGAGGAAAACGCGGCGGTGTTCACCTCCGACGGCGGCTTCCGCACGGGCGACATGGGCTACATCGATCCCGACGGCTTCGTGTACATCACGGGTCGCATCAAGGAGCAGTACAAGCTGGAGAACGGCAAGTACGTGGTTCCGACGCCGCTCGAGGAAGAGATCAAGCTTTCTCCGTACGTGACCAACGTGATGGTCTACGGAGACAATCGCCCGCACAACGTCGCGCTGGTGGTGGCCAACGTGGACGCGGTCAAAGCGTGGGCCGAGAAGGAAGGGCACTCGTTGTCGAGCGGCCCGGCCTTGCTCGAGGATCCCAAGGTGCGGGAGCTTCTCGGGAAGGAAATCGAGAAGTACTCGGAGAAGTTCAAAGGCTTCGAGTCGGTGCAGGACTTCGCGATCATCGACAGCGATTTCACGACCGAAAACGGCATGCTCACGCCGAGCCTGAAGCTCAAACGCCGCAGCGTGCTCGAGAAATACGCGCCACTTCTCGACGCGCTCTACAAGAAAAAGGCCGAGTCCAAGGCCCAGCGCCCCCGCGCCGCGGTCTAA
- a CDS encoding histidine kinase has product MQSHSRARSGWIVFAAWTAAGIVSAVETYFYCNEFKGMRVSLAACFVGRVLPWYVWALATPLILRLTAGERTASWPKWRLVLAHTLLFFGTCLAFSLFYPVVDVWMKLAMGGTLTYGQRVLRSLIGWVSAFVFAYGIVLFAGATMSANQRKRESERREAALATELVRAQLSALKSQLQPHFLFNTLNTAVAFVRQGDVKTAERTLLLLSDMLRDVLRQVDSTDVTVREEVQMLKRYLEIQELRFADRLRVTWTIDPQVLEARVPLLLLQPVVENAVRHGIARRASAGMLEIRARREGDQLVLDVRDDGPGPPEGFVLCACPGLGLRNIRERLEQHYGGQAEFRLERVESGGTLASISLPFHTEHDSGTKRVAQPAGPVSAEHVAA; this is encoded by the coding sequence ATGCAAAGCCATAGCCGGGCGCGTTCGGGCTGGATCGTCTTCGCGGCATGGACGGCCGCGGGGATCGTGTCCGCGGTCGAGACCTACTTCTACTGCAACGAGTTCAAGGGCATGCGGGTCTCGCTCGCCGCATGCTTCGTGGGGCGCGTGCTGCCCTGGTACGTGTGGGCGCTGGCCACGCCGCTCATCTTGCGGCTCACCGCGGGGGAGCGCACGGCCTCGTGGCCGAAGTGGCGGCTGGTGCTGGCGCATACGCTGCTCTTCTTCGGCACGTGCCTCGCGTTCTCGTTGTTCTATCCCGTGGTGGACGTGTGGATGAAGCTCGCGATGGGCGGGACCCTCACCTACGGGCAGCGCGTCTTGCGTTCGCTCATCGGGTGGGTGTCCGCCTTCGTCTTTGCCTACGGCATCGTGCTCTTCGCCGGTGCGACGATGAGCGCGAACCAACGCAAGCGCGAGAGCGAGCGGCGCGAGGCGGCCCTGGCGACGGAGCTGGTGCGGGCGCAGCTTTCCGCGCTGAAGTCGCAGCTGCAGCCGCACTTTCTCTTCAATACGCTGAACACGGCGGTCGCCTTCGTGCGGCAGGGGGACGTGAAGACCGCCGAGCGCACGTTGCTCCTGCTGAGCGACATGCTGCGCGACGTGCTCCGCCAGGTGGACTCGACGGACGTGACGGTGCGCGAAGAGGTGCAAATGTTGAAGCGGTACCTGGAGATCCAGGAGCTCCGCTTCGCCGATCGCCTGCGCGTCACCTGGACCATCGACCCGCAGGTGCTCGAGGCCCGGGTGCCGTTGCTCCTGCTCCAGCCCGTGGTGGAGAACGCCGTTCGCCACGGCATCGCGCGCCGCGCATCGGCGGGCATGCTCGAGATCCGCGCCCGTCGCGAGGGCGACCAACTCGTGCTCGACGTGCGCGACGACGGCCCCGGCCCGCCCGAGGGCTTCGTGCTGTGCGCTTGCCCGGGGCTCGGCCTGCGCAACATCCGCGAGCGCTTGGAGCAGCACTATGGCGGCCAAGCGGAGTTCCGCCTCGAGCGCGTCGAGTCTGGCGGCACCTTGGCGAGCATCTCCTTGCCCTTCCACACCGAGCACGATTCGGGGACCAAGCGCGTGGCGCAGCCGGCTGGCCCCGTCTCGGCCGAGCACGTGGCGGCGTAA
- a CDS encoding response regulator has translation MTNAPSVGPELRVLIVDDEPPARAGLRHLLARHPDVEICGECRNGAEAIEAIRRDPPGLVVLDVQMPEYDGFEVVRQVGPSLMPPVLFLTAFDQFALKAFEIHAVDYVLKPCSQERFDEALARARQRIRQSELAAIGQRLAHLLQDLEAKPGAGEPVRSSAVPAETAFAERFAIRLGNRSSIVEVRDIDWIEADDYCCSIHVGAETHVMRESLRALEGRLNPLEFVRIHRSAIVNVRRIREVHGTAGGEALVVLHTGIQIPVSRRKRAELERRIGRPR, from the coding sequence ATGACGAACGCTCCCTCCGTTGGCCCCGAGCTCCGCGTGCTGATCGTCGACGACGAACCGCCCGCGCGCGCGGGGCTGCGGCACCTCTTGGCGCGCCATCCCGACGTGGAGATCTGCGGCGAGTGCCGCAACGGTGCCGAGGCCATCGAGGCCATCCGCCGCGATCCGCCCGGGTTGGTCGTGCTCGACGTGCAGATGCCCGAGTACGACGGCTTCGAAGTGGTGCGGCAGGTGGGGCCGTCGTTGATGCCGCCCGTCCTGTTCCTCACGGCCTTCGACCAATTCGCGCTGAAGGCCTTCGAGATCCACGCCGTCGACTACGTGCTCAAGCCGTGCAGCCAGGAGCGCTTCGACGAAGCCCTGGCCCGCGCACGCCAGCGCATTCGACAGAGCGAGCTCGCCGCGATCGGCCAGCGGCTTGCGCATCTGCTGCAAGACTTGGAGGCGAAGCCCGGGGCGGGGGAGCCCGTGCGCTCCAGCGCCGTTCCCGCGGAAACGGCCTTTGCGGAGCGCTTCGCGATTCGCTTGGGCAACCGTTCCTCCATCGTCGAGGTGCGCGACATCGATTGGATCGAGGCCGACGACTACTGCTGCAGCATCCACGTCGGCGCCGAGACTCACGTCATGCGCGAGAGCTTGCGCGCCCTGGAGGGCCGCCTCAACCCGCTGGAATTCGTGCGGATCCATCGCTCGGCCATCGTGAACGTGCGGCGCATCCGCGAGGTCCATGGCACGGCGGGTGGGGAAGCCCTGGTGGTGCTCCACACGGGGATCCAGATCCCGGTGAGCCGGCGCAAGCGCGCAGAGCTCGAGCGGCGGATCGGCCGTCCGCGGTAG
- a CDS encoding carbon-nitrogen hydrolase family protein codes for MSQSLVAAVVQLSSQADVSQNLQRAEKLIEEASAAGAKLVALPENFAFMGDQDQKRAIAEPVEGTGPILNFVRATAKRLGIHLVAGGFPERSEDAKRPFNTSLLAGPEGDILAAYRKIHLFDVDLPDGTRLQESAATSAGEERVVASIGPAMLGMTVCYDLRFPELFRALTRRGARIVTVPAAFTVPTGKDHWHALLRARAIEDQIFVLAPAQTGKHPLGRQSYGKSLIVDPWGDVLAQAGEGEGIAVARLDFAYQDRVRSALPCLDHVRLL; via the coding sequence ATGAGCCAATCCCTCGTTGCTGCAGTCGTACAGCTCTCCAGCCAGGCCGACGTAAGTCAAAATCTCCAACGGGCCGAAAAGCTCATCGAGGAAGCGAGTGCTGCGGGTGCCAAGCTCGTCGCCCTGCCCGAGAACTTTGCCTTCATGGGCGATCAAGATCAGAAACGCGCCATCGCCGAACCGGTGGAAGGCACGGGCCCGATCCTGAACTTCGTGCGCGCCACGGCCAAACGCCTCGGCATCCACCTCGTGGCCGGGGGCTTTCCCGAGCGCAGCGAGGATGCGAAGCGCCCGTTCAACACGTCGCTGCTCGCCGGTCCCGAGGGCGACATCCTCGCGGCGTACCGCAAGATCCATTTGTTCGACGTGGACCTTCCCGACGGCACGCGCCTGCAGGAAAGCGCCGCCACGTCGGCGGGCGAGGAGCGCGTGGTCGCGTCCATCGGCCCCGCCATGCTCGGGATGACGGTTTGCTACGACTTACGCTTTCCCGAGCTTTTCCGCGCCCTCACACGCCGCGGCGCGCGCATCGTCACCGTGCCGGCCGCGTTCACCGTTCCCACGGGCAAGGACCATTGGCATGCGCTGCTTCGCGCACGCGCGATCGAGGACCAGATTTTCGTGCTCGCGCCGGCGCAGACGGGAAAGCACCCTCTCGGGCGTCAAAGCTACGGCAAGAGCCTCATCGTCGACCCGTGGGGCGACGTGCTCGCGCAAGCTGGGGAAGGGGAGGGCATCGCCGTCGCGCGGCTGGACTTCGCGTACCAGGATCGCGTGCGCTCGGCGCTCCCGTGCCTCGATCACGTGCGTCTCTTGTGA
- a CDS encoding DegT/DnrJ/EryC1/StrS family aminotransferase, whose protein sequence is MRIPLIDLRAQHAAIADELMAAVGKVIGEQSFILGARVAAFEQHLAEYVGVRHAVGVASCTDALRLALVASGIGPGDAVITTPFTFVASAEAIVRAGATPVFVDVDADSVHLSPERVAECIRTWRGPERLRAILVVHLFGACADTKALFELARAHGLVLVEDAAQALGAVRDGASAGAVGHASAFSFFPAKTLGAWGDGGALVTADDAIAARVRRLRQHGVEGGRVMEIGENSRLDALHAAVLDVKLRHLDPWIAARRQRAHRYRELLDGVPGLSFFDALDDDGTHNPYVVRVLEGRDRVLAALRAQGIDARAYYDRPIPDEPAFASTPHHRAAMPEAEKRSRDVLALPLCANLSEASQQEVADALRRAL, encoded by the coding sequence ATGAGAATACCGCTCATCGATTTGCGCGCGCAGCATGCGGCCATCGCCGACGAGCTGATGGCCGCCGTGGGGAAGGTCATCGGCGAGCAGTCATTCATCTTGGGCGCGCGGGTGGCCGCCTTCGAGCAGCACCTCGCCGAGTACGTGGGCGTGCGGCACGCGGTCGGGGTGGCCTCGTGCACCGATGCCCTGCGCCTGGCGCTGGTCGCGTCGGGCATCGGTCCCGGCGACGCGGTCATCACCACGCCGTTCACCTTCGTGGCGAGTGCCGAGGCCATTGTGCGGGCAGGCGCGACGCCGGTGTTCGTCGACGTCGATGCCGATTCGGTGCACCTCTCGCCGGAGCGCGTGGCCGAGTGCATCCGCACATGGCGCGGCCCCGAGCGGCTGCGAGCCATCTTGGTCGTGCACCTGTTCGGCGCGTGCGCGGACACGAAGGCGCTGTTCGAGCTCGCGCGCGCGCACGGCTTGGTTCTCGTGGAGGATGCCGCGCAAGCCCTGGGGGCGGTGCGCGATGGCGCGTCGGCGGGGGCGGTGGGGCATGCATCGGCGTTCAGTTTTTTTCCGGCGAAGACACTGGGGGCCTGGGGCGATGGGGGCGCTCTCGTCACCGCGGACGACGCCATCGCCGCCCGCGTCCGGCGTCTGCGCCAGCACGGTGTCGAGGGCGGGCGCGTGATGGAGATTGGCGAAAATAGCCGGCTCGATGCACTCCACGCGGCGGTGCTCGACGTCAAGCTGCGCCACCTCGACCCATGGATCGCCGCGCGAAGGCAGCGGGCACACCGCTACCGCGAGCTCTTGGACGGCGTGCCGGGCCTCTCGTTCTTCGACGCGCTCGACGACGATGGTACGCACAACCCGTACGTCGTGCGCGTCCTCGAGGGGCGCGATCGCGTCCTCGCCGCACTGCGCGCCCAGGGCATCGACGCACGGGCGTATTACGATCGACCCATTCCGGACGAGCCGGCCTTCGCCTCGACGCCGCACCACCGGGCCGCCATGCCGGAGGCCGAAAAGCGCTCACGCGACGTTCTGGCGCTGCCCCTATGCGCCAACCTGAGCGAGGCGTCGCAGCAGGAGGTGGCGGACGCGCTGCGCCGCGCGCTATGA